DNA sequence from the Calditrichota bacterium genome:
TCTGTGCGCCGCGCAAAACACTACAAATTTCCGCCCACTTTTGCAAGGGAAAAGTCGCCAGGCCTCGGCGTTGCCGGAGCGTGCACATGCGCAAGTTGAGCCCTCTTGAACTTTCCCGCCTCCGGCCGTCGCCTGCCGAGTTGCGCCAGCGCCCACGTAGGCCCATCTACGCGCTGGCTGACAATGTACGCAGCATGCACAACATCGGCGCGATGTTTCGCACTGCAGACGGCGCAGGTCTGGCCAAGCTCTTCCTTTGCGGCATCTCGGCCTGTCCGCCACGGCCGGAAATCCGCAAGACCAGCCTCGGCGCAGAGGAGGCAGTGCCCTGGGAGTACGTGCCCAGCGCGGTCCAGGCGGTGCGTCGTCTCAAGGCCGAAGGCGTGCAGATCGTCATTCTGGAGCACACCGATTGCAGCCACGACTTCCGCGTGGCGCCCTATCGCTTCCCGCTTTGCCTGGTGGTGGGGCACGAACACCACGGAGTGTCTGACGAGGTGGTCGCTTTGGCTGACCTGGCGGTCGAAATCCCTATGGCAGGAGTAAAGGAGTCGCTCAATGTGAGTGTGGCCTTTGGCATAGCCGTGTATGAGATCGTACGCCACTTCGATGCTCAGCGCTGAGAGGTGCTGGCTTGAGTGGCAGCGAAGCAGCGAAAAGCTGAGTCTGGGTTATTGAAGGGGGAGCCGGGTATCTTGCCGCACCTCGCACAGCAAAGAGGACCAGGCAATGAAGGCCTTTGTGACAAGGGGGGCGATCTACATCGGCATCAGTGCAGTGGGGCTCGTCTACCAGTTCGTCTTCGCCGAACAGCCGCAGGCGCTGCCCGTGTTCGTCTTCTGCGCCCTGCTGGGCATCGGCCTGTACTGCCTCCTCGCCTTGGGCAAATGGCGACCGTGAGGAGCCGGCGATGGAGGTTCCGCTACTCAGGAACCCCCGCGGCGACGCGCCACTGTGCCCCCGCTTCTCCCCACGCCCTGCACAGGCCGAAACGCACACGCCTCGGCCGCACTGAGGACCTGGCCTCCTCGCGCGTAGGCTCCCCCTCGTCGCTCAAAAACAAAGCGCCCATCGACCGCAGGCCGACGGGCGCCTGTCAGGTCATCCGTGGAATTCAGAACTTGAGGGTAATGCTAAGTTGCTGCGTGTTGCCCAGTATCTGGTAGTCCGTGTAGGCATAGTCCAAAGTCAGGTCCAACCCAGCCACCGCATAGTGCAAGCCGACACCTGCTGCATAACTGGAGGTGTTGTAGGTCTCGTACTCATCGTGCGCCAGCACCACACCACGGTAGCCGCCTCGCAAGGCGATGATGTTGTTCCACACGTACTCCACGCCAAAGTTAGACCGCAAGAGCGAGTCGTTGGTATCGGTCGCATCGGCATAGACGGTGACCTCATTGGACTCACTCTTAGCCAGTTGGCCGTCTACTCCCACCAGACTGGAGGAGATGCCCATGCGGAAGATCATGGGCAGGGGCCAAACCTCGGTGCTCAGGTCAGCATAACGCGTAGGGTTGCCGGTGTACTCTGGCCAACGCGTGTGGCTGACACGCAGGTCTGGGCCGGAAAGCCGCATATTGCCCCCGAAATTGGAAAGACTCATGGCCAATTTCATCCCCAGCAGTCCGGTGTCCAGGAGCGAGCCGAGGTCGACCGCGATCGTGCGCGCCTTCTCCCGGTAAATCCCCTCCTGGATGAACTTGGCGGTGATGCCCAAGCTCAAGCGATCCGTCATGTAGCGCGCAAAGGTCAGCCCCACGGCGTAGTTACTCAGGCTGTAGAACGCGCCGGTTCCCTGCGGCATGTCCACTGTGGTGATTTCGATGTCGTCGGAGGTCATGTAGGTGATGCCCACGCCGACGGTGCTCCCTGCACCCAGTGGATAGGCCAGCCCCAAGAAGTTGTGCGACAGGCCCGCATACATCGAGGAGTAGGAGAAAAAAGCGGACAAGCGGTCCACTGCCGCCACGGCCGCCGGGTTCCAGTACAAGCCGGTAATTCCCGGCGCTGCCGTACCCGACTCACCGAGCGCTGCCGCCCGGGCGCCGACCCCCACCTTGAGGAACTGCGCGGCGCAGGTGCCCACGCGTGAGTTCTCCTGTGCCCACGAGGTCAGCACCCAGACCGTCGCGACCAGAAGCACTATGGTTAACTTTCTCATGATTGGCTCCTTCCGCTTTCATCCAGTGGCGTGACTGCCACCCTGATGACTTCCGGACCAGAACTACCGCAGTATCGCAAATTTGCCTACCTGGGTTTGCCCATTGGGCGTCTCCACCACGTAGAGGTACATGCCGTAGGCCACCTCCTGCTGGTTGAAGCTCAGCATGTTCCAGTAGGTCCAGCTCTGCGTCTCATGCTCGTGGTGAAGGGTATACACCCGCTCTCCGGTAATGGTGTAGATGTGGATGTCGCACTTGTTGGGCAGGTTGGTGAATTGAATCTGCCGCTGGTTGGGGTCAAGCTCCCATTGCGCGGAGATGATGTACGGATTGGGCACCACGCGCACCTTCTTCAGGTCGGCCTTCTCAGCTTCCCGCACCACATAGCGGCTGGTGTTGAGGCGGAACTTGTCCCGCTTGCCCACAAAGGGCTTGCCCGAGATGATGCGCAGCACATCGCCAGTCTGCGGGGCCACTCCAGTATCCACCTTCGTGTACACCCACTGCCCATTCACCAGGGTACTGTCGATGCGCGGAGGCGGAGCCGAAAGCTTGAATGTCCAGGTAAACTTGGCCGGCTTGCCTGTCTCCACCACCTCGCGCAGTTTGAGCTCGTCACCGCTGGTCCAGGTCGCTTTCATTTGGGGCGTGGTATCCGCTGGGTTTGCGGTGAAGTGACCAAAAGCCGCCTTCTTGTTGAGCGTCAAGTTCCAGATCTCAAAAGGCGTAATGTAGGTGGCCGGCTGAAAGGCCGTGTCTGGCTCGCTTACAAACCTAAACTCATAGTCAAAGGGAAAGTCGCCGGCTGGAGTGCCCGTGACCTGCCAGTTGCAGGGCGACTCCGTGCCGCGCTGCCCCCGGTACCAGTAGGTCGAGTCGGGGTCAAGGCTCACGGTGCTGAAGCGCTCCACCACCGTGAGCTGCAGGCCATCGAAGATCGGCCCCTCAGCAGAGGCACCCAGTGGACCGTTGTCCACCACCTGCTGACCTGTCGCCTCGTCCAGGACGTCGTAGTACTTCACCCCCGGCTTTGCGTCGTCGATGGTAATCAGGTACGAGTGTCCAGTCACCGCGAACTGGTCAAAGATTCTGGCAGTGAGCGTGTTGCCGGTGTACGCACCAGGCAGAGCCTCCACTGCGATGGTCGGCGCCACGTAGTTGCTAGGCGTAGGTCCAGGGGTGACCTCCACCAGGTTCGGCGCGGCCTGCGGGTTTACCCCTTTGGCGCACTCTAACGAGTTCAGGTCCGCCCACCCGGCTAAAGCTAACGAGTCGCCACGTGCCAGGCTAATGCCCCGGTCGTAGGAGGTCACACTGTACCAATAAGTGACACCGTTCTTCACGTTGTTGTCCGTCCACGAGTGCACCAGGCCGGTATTGTTGCCGAGGTTGAGGTGCGGGTAGTTGGGGTCAAGGCCACTCACGTTATCGTTGAGGTCAAATTGCGCCACCGGGATGAACCCCACCGCGTTGCCTAATCCGTCGCGAATGATCTCGCCCCACTGGTTGTTAGTCGGGTTGGAGGTCGTCCGATAGATACGGTACCCCTGAAAGTCCTTGGCGCCAGTCATCAAGTCGCGGCTCTCCTCGGCGCTGCGGTCCCAGTAGAGGGTCACCTTGCCGTCGCCTGGCACCGCCGTGACGCGCGGCGGCGACGGCGGGTCGGCCCCCTGGTAGAACAGCTCGTACATGAACTGCGCATTGCGCGCGTTGAACTTGTAGTCTTCGAAATCATCGCCGGCGATCATGCAGAAGCTGAAGGTGGTCGTGTCACCGGCCGGCAGGTCGAACGGCCCTGTGCTCATGATGAACACGCAGTCTAACCCGGTGGGGAACTTTTCCCTGATCAGCTCCGGCGAATCCAGGTGCGGATTCAGCTTGCCGCTGGGGTCCGGCCAGAAGTAGTTGTCCTGCTGCTCGATGGACAGGTTCGAGGTGTCGCCGCTCATCAATTTGTACTGCTCCAGCTCCTGCTTGTCCGGGGTCAACACGCCTGGCCGTTGCTCCCAGTTGAACCAATGCCAGTCGGTGAGCCCGAGCTGTTGTCCCTCCGGAATATCGATGATCCCGTCCTTGTCCAAGTCCACACCACCCGCGGGAGCCTTCGGCGTCTCCAGCAGCTTGAGGCCAATATACACCTTCCATGCCGCCGGGTCAGCCACGCCGCTAAAGTCGCCCGTACCCCAACGATAGTCGTAGAAGTAGGCCGTGTTGTACCGGTAGGTGGTGTCCTTCTTGGCGTCGTACTCCGAGATCAGGAACCCCATCCAGTCCATGCGGTCGTTGTAGGTAGTGGTGAGGTTGTACTCCGGGAGGTCCGCATCGATGTAAAAGCCGAAGTAGACTCCCTTGTAATCGTAGCCAATGCCCCGTGGGTCGATCGCCTTGCTATTGTTGATGATCCGGCACGGGAAGAAGATAAAGTCCTCGGCGTAGGACCTTCCATAGGTGTAGGCAGTCACCTCCACGTCGATGCCAGTGGCATAGCCTTGGTCCACGCGGCCGTCCGCCTCGGCATAGCGCTGACCGACGTTGTTGAGGTCATAGTCGTTCATCACGAAAAAGACGTCTTTGTCGGAGGTGAATTTGCCGGGGATGATCTCCCCAGTTTTGGGGTCCCGCGCCCACGGCCCGGGCCAGATGCGATTGCCACTGGCATCCTTCGGCCAGGAGGCCTCGATTGTGCTGGTGGCGACAATGGGCAGGCCTTTGATGCTCGACGGCGCATTGGCCATCACGTCGCCCACGGTCACGTCGCCAGAATGAAGCTTGCCGTAGGAGCCGGCCTTGGGGCCCCAGTCTGCGGCCACGTTTCGCTCCGAAACCGTGGCCCCCATGCTCACCGTGTCACCTTTGACTGGGTCATAGCGCCGCGGTGCCCATGGTCCATCCGGAATGCCCAACATTGGGAAAAGGTCCGGCACGTAGG
Encoded proteins:
- a CDS encoding PorV/PorQ family protein, which codes for MRKLTIVLLVATVWVLTSWAQENSRVGTCAAQFLKVGVGARAAALGESGTAAPGITGLYWNPAAVAAVDRLSAFFSYSSMYAGLSHNFLGLAYPLGAGSTVGVGITYMTSDDIEITTVDMPQGTGAFYSLSNYAVGLTFARYMTDRLSLGITAKFIQEGIYREKARTIAVDLGSLLDTGLLGMKLAMSLSNFGGNMRLSGPDLRVSHTRWPEYTGNPTRYADLSTEVWPLPMIFRMGISSSLVGVDGQLAKSESNEVTVYADATDTNDSLLRSNFGVEYVWNNIIALRGGYRGVVLAHDEYETYNTSSYAAGVGLHYAVAGLDLTLDYAYTDYQILGNTQQLSITLKF
- a CDS encoding RNA methyltransferase; this encodes MRKLSPLELSRLRPSPAELRQRPRRPIYALADNVRSMHNIGAMFRTADGAGLAKLFLCGISACPPRPEIRKTSLGAEEAVPWEYVPSAVQAVRRLKAEGVQIVILEHTDCSHDFRVAPYRFPLCLVVGHEHHGVSDEVVALADLAVEIPMAGVKESLNVSVAFGIAVYEIVRHFDAQR